A stretch of the Candidatus Eremiobacteraceae bacterium genome encodes the following:
- a CDS encoding lipid-A-disaccharide synthase-related protein, with translation MTAPRILFVSNGHGEMAIAGYIARAVAAARPNAVVEHLPLVGEPAQDSWPPAVGPRAAMPSGGLIAFWNLKNIVRDLRAGLGSLSVRQFAFLRRRRDDAVVAVGDIYCVAACLLFARRPTVFVATAKSEYVAPHSGLECAIARRARIVFARDAATAQALERRGIHAVFSGNVMMDGLASEGLSLPASANAVRIAVLPGSRSDARANVSAAVRRLKLIAARLAPRGESVQAYISQAPTIAADELIAGVQAEGLTVECTGAAAGVMARASGENLEIALVGGALGDLLRASDIVLGQAGTGNEQAVGLGKPVVSAADVRRGRPESVGWYRMRQQRLLGDALLVLPTDDTTFADGVVALLDDSARRAKMSQAGRERMGGTGAARAIAEAVLAVAANVAPS, from the coding sequence GTGACCGCGCCTCGGATACTTTTCGTCAGCAACGGTCATGGCGAGATGGCCATCGCCGGCTATATCGCGCGCGCCGTCGCCGCTGCGCGGCCGAATGCGGTGGTCGAGCACCTGCCGCTCGTTGGTGAACCCGCCCAAGACAGCTGGCCGCCCGCTGTCGGGCCGCGCGCGGCTATGCCGTCGGGCGGCTTGATCGCGTTCTGGAATCTGAAGAACATCGTGCGGGATCTCCGCGCGGGTCTCGGATCGTTGAGCGTGCGCCAATTCGCATTCTTGCGCCGCCGCCGCGATGACGCCGTCGTCGCCGTAGGCGATATCTATTGCGTCGCTGCGTGTCTGCTTTTCGCGCGCCGTCCGACCGTCTTCGTTGCTACCGCGAAATCCGAATACGTCGCGCCGCACTCGGGTCTCGAATGCGCGATAGCCCGGCGCGCCCGCATCGTGTTCGCGCGCGACGCGGCCACGGCGCAGGCCCTCGAGCGCCGCGGTATCCATGCCGTTTTCAGCGGCAACGTGATGATGGACGGACTCGCATCCGAAGGTCTTTCGCTGCCTGCGTCAGCGAATGCCGTTCGCATCGCGGTCCTTCCCGGCAGCCGTTCCGACGCACGAGCAAACGTCTCGGCTGCCGTGCGGCGTCTGAAACTCATCGCCGCGCGATTGGCGCCGCGCGGCGAGTCGGTGCAGGCGTATATCTCGCAAGCGCCGACGATCGCCGCCGACGAACTCATCGCGGGAGTGCAAGCGGAGGGTCTCACTGTCGAATGTACCGGCGCGGCGGCGGGCGTCATGGCGCGCGCGAGCGGCGAAAACCTGGAGATCGCTCTGGTCGGCGGTGCGCTCGGCGACCTCTTGCGCGCCTCGGACATCGTCCTCGGCCAAGCCGGCACCGGAAACGAACAGGCTGTAGGACTGGGCAAGCCCGTCGTCTCGGCCGCGGACGTCCGCCGAGGTCGGCCGGAGAGCGTGGGCTGGTATCGCATGCGCCAGCAACGTCTGCTCGGCGATGCGCTGCTCGTGCTGCCGACCGACGATACGACCTTTGCGGACGGTGTCGTCGCACTGCTCGACGATAGCGCGCGGCGAGCGAAGATGTCGCAAGCGGGGCGCGAGCGCATGGGCGGCACGGGTGCAGCGCGCGCGATTGCAGAGGCCGTGCTCGCGGTCGCCGCCAACGTTGCGCCATCGTGA
- the lpxA gene encoding acyl-ACP--UDP-N-acetylglucosamine O-acyltransferase: MSPAESVNIYSLNIHPTAIVHPSARLGRGVEIGPYCLVGENVHIGAGTKLYANIVINGYTHIGKDCQIYPFAVIGGTSQDKKFRGEISYVRIGDRNVIREFVTINRGTGAGTSTVVGDDNHLLAYVHIAHNCIIGNRVVMSNLCQLAGHVAVGDGANIGGMAGIQQFVRIGRMAMVGGYSKVKKDVLPFATVEGNPATLRSLNLKGLERARVAVEVVSELKEAYRLLRHPNMTLATAVEQLRGQTQSVEGQELLSFLEHDSDRGVLKR; the protein is encoded by the coding sequence GTGAGCCCAGCAGAGTCCGTGAACATCTACTCGCTCAACATCCATCCGACAGCGATCGTGCACCCGTCGGCGCGGTTGGGCCGCGGCGTGGAGATCGGTCCGTATTGTCTGGTGGGCGAGAACGTGCACATCGGCGCGGGCACAAAACTCTACGCGAACATCGTCATCAACGGCTACACGCACATCGGCAAAGATTGCCAGATCTATCCGTTCGCCGTCATCGGCGGCACGTCGCAGGATAAGAAGTTCCGCGGCGAGATCTCGTACGTGCGCATCGGCGACCGCAACGTGATCCGCGAATTCGTCACGATCAACCGCGGCACCGGAGCCGGCACGTCCACCGTGGTGGGCGACGACAATCATCTCCTGGCATACGTGCACATCGCGCACAATTGCATCATCGGCAACCGCGTGGTGATGTCGAACTTATGTCAGCTTGCCGGACACGTCGCCGTCGGCGACGGCGCGAATATCGGCGGCATGGCGGGCATCCAACAATTCGTGCGCATCGGGCGCATGGCAATGGTCGGCGGCTACAGCAAAGTGAAGAAGGACGTGCTGCCGTTCGCGACCGTGGAAGGCAATCCGGCGACGCTGCGCAGTCTCAATCTCAAGGGTCTCGAGCGCGCGCGCGTCGCGGTCGAGGTCGTATCGGAACTCAAAGAGGCGTACCGTCTGCTGCGCCATCCGAACATGACGCTGGCAACCGCAGTAGAGCAGCTGCGCGGCCAGACCCAGTCGGTCGAAGGCCAAGAACTGCTCAGCTTCCTCGAGCACGATTCCGACCGCGGCGTTCTCAAGCGCTGA
- the fabZ gene encoding 3-hydroxyacyl-ACP dehydratase FabZ, translated as MTYVDIRSIMEILPHRYPMLLIDRITELDPQKRAVGFKNVTFNEPFFVGHFPNNPVMPGVLIIEAMAQLGGTAILEPNSQTTNVPYLASVDKVKFRRPVVPGDKLVMEVNVLWVRRNIGRLSAEARVDDQTVCTGELAFSIVSDTRLFRLDASILHQ; from the coding sequence TTGACCTACGTAGACATCCGCTCCATCATGGAGATCCTGCCGCATCGCTATCCGATGCTGCTGATCGACCGCATCACCGAGCTCGATCCGCAGAAGCGGGCGGTCGGTTTCAAGAACGTGACCTTCAACGAACCCTTTTTCGTAGGCCACTTCCCGAACAACCCGGTCATGCCGGGCGTGCTCATCATCGAGGCGATGGCCCAGCTCGGCGGAACCGCGATTCTCGAGCCGAACAGCCAGACCACGAACGTCCCCTACCTCGCGAGCGTCGATAAAGTGAAGTTCCGCCGGCCGGTCGTGCCAGGGGATAAACTCGTCATGGAGGTCAACGTGCTCTGGGTGCGGCGAAACATCGGACGGCTGAGCGCAGAAGCGCGGGTGGACGACCAGACGGTCTGCACCGGCGAATTGGCGTTCTCAATCGTGTCCGACACAAGGCTTTTCCGCCTCGACGCATCGATTCTTCACCAATGA
- the lpxC gene encoding UDP-3-O-acyl-N-acetylglucosamine deacetylase, with translation MRSYANTAKLARVVDVEYQQTLAREFVLSGVGLHTGCRTNVTVAPAPANAGFSFILADDSRLPAAPQFVRSTVRCTTLGSATAEVNTVEHVLAALAGMGVDNAVIKLDAEEVPIMDGSALDFAHAIAAVGIVEQRTPRRVLELRAPLWIRDGDKLLVIVPAPHFAVSFYVEFPHPVGKQFISTGPITPEYFFREIAPNRTFGFRAEIDRLYAQGLAQGGSLDNAVVIESDGYMGPLRFPDEIVRHKVLDLIGDFALLGMRPQFEVIAMKSGHALHVAAVRELLAPVAGARAIV, from the coding sequence TTGAGGAGCTACGCAAACACCGCTAAGCTCGCTCGCGTGGTGGATGTGGAATACCAGCAGACGCTAGCGCGCGAATTCGTCCTCTCGGGCGTCGGTCTGCACACCGGCTGCCGTACCAATGTCACGGTAGCTCCGGCGCCGGCCAATGCCGGCTTTTCCTTTATCCTCGCCGACGATTCACGACTGCCGGCCGCGCCGCAGTTCGTACGCTCCACCGTGCGGTGCACCACGTTAGGATCCGCGACGGCCGAGGTCAACACGGTCGAACACGTGCTCGCCGCGCTGGCCGGGATGGGCGTGGACAACGCCGTCATCAAGCTCGATGCCGAAGAAGTGCCTATCATGGATGGGAGCGCGCTGGATTTCGCGCACGCCATTGCTGCCGTCGGCATCGTCGAACAGCGCACGCCGCGCCGGGTGCTCGAGCTTCGCGCGCCGCTCTGGATCCGCGACGGCGACAAGTTGCTCGTCATCGTTCCCGCGCCGCATTTCGCGGTGTCGTTCTACGTCGAGTTTCCGCATCCGGTCGGAAAACAGTTCATCTCGACGGGTCCGATCACGCCGGAGTATTTCTTCCGCGAGATCGCGCCGAACCGCACGTTCGGATTCCGCGCGGAGATCGACCGGCTTTACGCGCAAGGATTGGCCCAAGGCGGTTCGCTCGACAACGCAGTGGTCATCGAGAGCGACGGCTACATGGGCCCGCTGCGATTCCCGGATGAGATCGTGCGACATAAGGTGCTCGACCTCATCGGCGACTTCGCGCTGCTCGGCATGCGTCCGCAGTTCGAAGTGATCGCGATGAAGTCCGGTCATGCGCTGCACGTCGCCGCCGTGCGCGAGCTGCTCGCGCCGGTGGCCGGTGCACGCGCGATCGTCTAG
- the lpxD gene encoding UDP-3-O-(3-hydroxymyristoyl)glucosamine N-acyltransferase, which yields MTHGSRRLAELAAAADARLIGDGEVAISHVASVDDADGSSLTFAIDGRWLTKALESPAAAVIVPQDLDTQETHGKALLAVADVRAALARILTLFAPQLPSGDHTHPTAVVAQGVNRGKDVWIGAGAVVAEGASLGDGTILLAGAYVGQRARIGRRTLLHPRAVVLDDCVIGDDCILHSCCVIGADGFGYVRVGAEQIKIPQIGNVVVGDRVEIGACSCIDRAVTGSTVIGNGTKIDNLVQVGHNVQVGENATLCGQVGIAGSSKIGVGVVAAGQAGIAGHLEVGEFSLVLAQAGVTHSIPPHSRVSGFPAQPHRTTMEQQVMLRKLPKFAEQLRALTDAVEELRKHR from the coding sequence GTGACGCACGGCTCGCGCCGGCTCGCCGAACTCGCCGCTGCCGCGGATGCGCGGCTCATAGGCGACGGCGAAGTCGCGATCTCCCACGTCGCATCGGTCGATGATGCGGACGGATCGTCGCTCACGTTTGCGATCGATGGTCGCTGGCTCACCAAAGCGCTCGAGTCGCCGGCGGCGGCAGTCATCGTGCCGCAAGATCTCGACACGCAGGAGACACACGGGAAGGCGCTGTTGGCTGTGGCGGACGTGCGCGCCGCCCTCGCGCGCATTCTCACACTGTTCGCCCCGCAGCTGCCGTCGGGCGATCACACGCATCCCACGGCCGTCGTCGCGCAGGGCGTGAACCGCGGCAAAGACGTCTGGATCGGCGCGGGCGCGGTGGTCGCGGAGGGGGCGAGCCTGGGAGACGGCACGATTCTGCTGGCGGGCGCGTACGTGGGTCAGCGCGCGCGCATCGGACGGCGGACGCTCCTCCATCCGCGCGCGGTCGTGCTCGATGATTGCGTGATCGGCGACGACTGCATCCTTCACTCGTGTTGCGTCATCGGGGCCGACGGATTTGGTTACGTGCGCGTCGGCGCAGAACAGATCAAGATACCGCAGATCGGCAACGTCGTCGTCGGCGATCGAGTCGAGATCGGCGCGTGCTCATGCATCGACCGAGCCGTCACCGGTTCGACCGTCATCGGCAACGGCACGAAGATCGACAACCTCGTTCAGGTCGGGCACAACGTTCAAGTGGGCGAGAACGCCACGCTCTGCGGACAAGTCGGCATCGCGGGAAGTTCGAAGATCGGTGTCGGCGTTGTCGCAGCCGGGCAAGCCGGCATCGCGGGCCACCTTGAAGTCGGAGAGTTCTCGCTCGTTCTCGCGCAAGCGGGTGTGACGCATTCGATTCCGCCGCACTCGCGCGTCTCCGGATTCCCAGCGCAGCCGCATCGCACCACGATGGAACAGCAGGTCATGCTGCGGAAACTGCCTAAATTCGCCGAACAGTTGCGAGCGCTGACAGATGCGGTTGAGGAGCTACGCAAACACCGCTAA
- a CDS encoding OmpH family outer membrane protein: protein MNRIGPALLCAALFALTACASKSEQGVRGLLGVNTSGLSGGGTAAGYVDIDKVIAAHPLHAELQSLQDQITELNASTVVGPKPVTPVQVQAQADLQRQLADAEAAYTKDLADRQAAFRDEEARADSDITAKALGIPNAGPGGIMSGMQADFSRQLTAMQNDARATLAAYRTSLYAQDAEHLSHVRQLIGADAQAKIRSEESQLSSAETAYQIQIARQDQDQRLNLTAKLDNLSLSPADRQNYSAQLQALESREATLAAAKKSADASTLAAFEKSVQAQAELRFNTERKATENDTNAKLAARQADLESTIRDQAQKLGGQFQSQLNAANAKLGNNPQVQAQLADEHTKIMARYQADATAALNSYQSTRKALVAKYSDVAHMQFQDNVALAMQAQSLAQARQQLYDGMVRQIQTLVADVAHRDGIGVVFSSIAGAGSAVDLTDQVAKEAAGLPSATPTPVPGG, encoded by the coding sequence GTGAACCGGATCGGTCCGGCGCTGCTCTGCGCCGCGCTGTTCGCGCTTACCGCCTGCGCTTCGAAGAGCGAACAAGGCGTGCGCGGACTTTTGGGCGTGAACACGTCGGGATTGAGCGGCGGCGGTACTGCGGCCGGATACGTGGACATCGACAAAGTCATAGCCGCGCATCCGCTGCACGCGGAATTGCAGTCGCTTCAGGACCAGATCACCGAACTGAACGCCAGCACCGTCGTCGGTCCCAAACCCGTCACGCCCGTCCAGGTGCAGGCTCAGGCAGATCTGCAGCGGCAGCTGGCCGACGCGGAGGCCGCCTACACGAAAGATCTCGCGGATCGGCAGGCAGCGTTCCGCGACGAAGAAGCGCGCGCCGATTCGGATATCACCGCCAAGGCGCTCGGCATTCCCAACGCAGGCCCGGGCGGGATCATGAGCGGCATGCAGGCCGACTTCTCGCGGCAGCTCACCGCCATGCAGAACGATGCTCGCGCGACGCTCGCCGCGTACCGGACTTCGCTCTACGCTCAAGATGCCGAACACCTCTCCCACGTACGCCAGTTGATCGGCGCCGACGCGCAGGCGAAGATCCGCTCTGAAGAGTCGCAGCTTTCGTCAGCCGAGACCGCCTATCAGATCCAGATCGCCCGCCAAGATCAGGATCAGCGTCTGAATCTCACGGCCAAGCTCGACAACCTCTCGCTCTCTCCGGCCGACCGTCAGAACTATAGCGCGCAGCTCCAGGCATTGGAGAGCCGCGAAGCCACGCTCGCCGCGGCGAAGAAATCCGCCGATGCGTCCACCCTCGCCGCTTTTGAGAAAAGCGTGCAGGCGCAAGCCGAGCTTCGCTTCAACACGGAGCGAAAGGCGACCGAAAACGACACCAACGCCAAGCTCGCCGCGCGTCAAGCGGATCTGGAATCCACGATTCGCGACCAGGCGCAAAAGCTCGGCGGCCAATTCCAGTCGCAGTTGAACGCCGCCAACGCCAAGCTCGGCAATAACCCGCAAGTCCAGGCGCAGCTGGCGGACGAACACACGAAGATCATGGCCCGCTACCAAGCGGATGCGACGGCCGCGCTGAATTCGTACCAGTCCACGCGCAAGGCGCTCGTCGCGAAATACAGCGACGTCGCACACATGCAATTCCAGGACAATGTCGCGCTCGCGATGCAGGCGCAATCGCTGGCGCAAGCCCGTCAACAGCTCTACGACGGCATGGTGCGTCAGATCCAGACGCTCGTCGCGGACGTCGCGCATCGCGACGGGATCGGCGTCGTGTTCAGTTCCATCGCCGGCGCCGGGAGCGCCGTCGATCTTACCGACCAAGTGGCGAAAGAGGCGGCTGGGCTACCGTCTGCGACGCCTACACCGGTTCCCGGGGGTTGA
- a CDS encoding OmpH family outer membrane protein, giving the protein MTHLRYVCAAGIAAAVALFVAPQALATDISDVGFVDQSAIGDLPQFQAARQQFTQYQASVTAQYQAAIRGKNPADQQAISAQFQQKVVAEQHQIFDNLFARAQTAIAEVSANKSLNVVVDKSIVIYGGMDITKDVTDAISQPGPIVPPVNSPSPSEIGFVDQQQIDALPKLKAANDTFMQDRQQLQAQLTQALAGKTDAEKPAIIQTFNQKLNDDQKKVIQPLVDQTTKAISDVAKKKGLLLVVDQASRIYGGTDVTADVVKALQ; this is encoded by the coding sequence ATGACGCACTTACGGTATGTCTGCGCCGCCGGCATCGCGGCGGCCGTCGCGCTGTTCGTCGCTCCGCAGGCGCTCGCCACCGATATCTCGGATGTCGGTTTCGTCGATCAGAGCGCCATCGGCGACTTGCCGCAGTTCCAAGCAGCGCGACAGCAGTTCACGCAATATCAAGCATCGGTGACGGCGCAATATCAGGCTGCGATCCGCGGCAAGAATCCGGCGGATCAGCAAGCCATCTCGGCGCAGTTCCAGCAGAAAGTCGTGGCCGAGCAGCATCAGATCTTCGACAATCTTTTCGCTCGCGCGCAGACCGCCATCGCCGAGGTATCCGCGAACAAGAGCCTCAACGTGGTCGTCGACAAGTCCATCGTCATCTACGGCGGCATGGACATCACTAAAGACGTCACGGACGCGATCAGTCAGCCCGGGCCGATCGTTCCGCCGGTGAATTCGCCTTCGCCGTCGGAGATCGGGTTCGTCGATCAGCAGCAGATCGACGCGCTGCCGAAGCTGAAGGCCGCGAACGATACGTTCATGCAAGATCGCCAGCAGCTCCAGGCTCAACTGACGCAGGCGCTCGCCGGCAAGACCGACGCCGAGAAGCCGGCGATCATCCAGACGTTCAATCAGAAGCTGAATGACGATCAGAAGAAAGTCATCCAGCCGCTGGTCGACCAGACGACCAAAGCTATCTCCGACGTCGCCAAGAAAAAGGGATTGCTGCTCGTCGTCGATCAGGCGAGCCGCATCTACGGCGGCACGGACGTCACCGCCGATGTCGTGAAGGCGCTTCAATAG
- a CDS encoding POTRA domain-containing protein has protein sequence MAFAFRIAGVALLAAVVAFAAAPQLLTAAPQPIVTAINVRGNAHVPIDRIASVVRSQAGLPLDPKQVAADQAAILSLGYFTDVKSDVRPTPGGVSLNFIVIENPVVSKIVFNGNQHVSNDILSALMDTTVGAVLNTNTLRDDVTKINSYYDKLGYVGTRHVKNIAINPGGTVTLDIQEGVTVTAIVLTGDSVLPPPAILNVMKTKQGSVFSQQTFDADLQAISKLYTDLGLNVTFDNNTGPDPAKPGAVDVALCEVRVGAIEIAGNSKTKDYVIRRLLRMRPNDLITESRLKRDYELINNTQFFKSVDLSTKPFGNKCGYVTLVWTVVEQRTGTASVGVSYGGGGQYGQGLSGNLGYSEANINGTGNGAQISLQRGLHISDVSLSVSVPYVHKFKPDSASFSIFNNVVDQQPYPVYKEPGNNPFFTITPQLGAASQATTGTPGTTGGPCAAGPTPCTSQFALYSTRQAGISIGLGHPVADYTRMSYGFSATRLSQSFGASGFPQQFLDLRGALVSPNQSSGIVGGAARPGSSRLFSFNAGLFRDDRDDPLSPRYGGTSSISSEWSSKSFGSDYNYTKTDYDLTKFFPVRHHSTLALHFNYGWSSGGASLPYNDLFSLTDQQLRNTTFVFYGDREVLGQAELRIPVTQDKKFTVAFFADSGDVPYVTPVVGPAPSPTPIPPCGPHCPPGPPLTPTTTYVEAPFHLKMDFGFGIRVQTPIVPQPIRIDFAFGQGGHHVSFGLSQSF, from the coding sequence TTGGCATTTGCCTTTCGAATCGCTGGCGTCGCGCTCTTGGCCGCCGTCGTCGCCTTTGCCGCTGCTCCACAACTGCTCACCGCAGCGCCCCAACCGATAGTCACCGCGATCAACGTGCGCGGCAACGCGCACGTGCCGATCGACCGAATCGCCTCGGTCGTCCGCTCTCAAGCCGGCCTGCCGCTCGATCCTAAGCAGGTCGCCGCGGACCAAGCGGCTATTCTCAGCCTCGGTTATTTCACCGATGTGAAGAGCGACGTCCGGCCCACGCCGGGCGGCGTCAGCCTGAACTTCATCGTCATCGAGAATCCCGTCGTGTCGAAGATCGTCTTCAACGGCAACCAGCACGTCTCGAACGACATCTTGAGCGCGCTCATGGATACGACCGTCGGCGCCGTGCTCAACACCAACACGCTGCGCGATGACGTCACGAAGATCAATTCGTACTACGACAAGCTCGGTTACGTCGGCACGCGGCACGTCAAGAACATCGCCATCAATCCGGGCGGCACGGTCACGCTCGACATACAAGAAGGCGTCACCGTCACGGCGATCGTTCTGACCGGTGATTCCGTTCTGCCGCCGCCGGCGATCTTGAACGTGATGAAGACCAAGCAGGGCAGCGTGTTCTCGCAGCAGACATTCGATGCCGACTTGCAGGCGATTTCGAAGTTGTACACCGACCTCGGTCTGAACGTCACATTCGACAACAACACCGGACCGGATCCGGCGAAGCCCGGCGCGGTGGACGTTGCGCTCTGCGAAGTGCGCGTCGGCGCGATCGAGATCGCCGGCAACTCGAAGACGAAAGACTACGTCATCCGGCGCCTGCTGCGCATGCGCCCGAACGATCTCATCACCGAGTCGCGGCTCAAGCGCGACTACGAGCTCATCAACAACACGCAGTTCTTCAAATCGGTCGACCTTTCGACCAAACCGTTCGGCAACAAGTGCGGCTACGTGACGCTCGTCTGGACCGTCGTTGAACAACGCACCGGCACGGCAAGCGTCGGCGTCTCGTACGGCGGCGGCGGCCAATACGGCCAAGGTCTGTCGGGCAACCTCGGTTATTCGGAAGCGAATATCAACGGCACGGGCAACGGCGCGCAGATCTCCCTGCAGCGCGGTCTGCACATCAGCGACGTCTCGCTGAGCGTGAGCGTTCCGTACGTGCACAAGTTCAAGCCGGACTCTGCGTCGTTCAGCATTTTCAACAACGTCGTCGATCAGCAGCCGTACCCCGTGTACAAAGAACCCGGAAACAATCCGTTCTTCACGATCACGCCGCAGCTCGGCGCCGCTTCACAAGCCACGACGGGCACGCCCGGAACGACCGGCGGCCCTTGCGCCGCAGGACCCACACCGTGCACGAGCCAGTTCGCGCTGTACAGCACGCGCCAAGCCGGCATTTCCATCGGGCTCGGTCATCCGGTCGCGGACTACACACGCATGTCGTACGGGTTCAGCGCGACGCGGCTTTCACAGTCCTTCGGCGCGAGCGGTTTTCCGCAACAGTTCCTCGACTTGCGCGGTGCGCTCGTCTCGCCCAATCAATCGAGCGGCATCGTCGGCGGCGCCGCAAGGCCGGGTTCGTCGCGTTTGTTCTCCTTCAACGCAGGCCTGTTCCGCGACGATCGTGACGACCCGCTCAGCCCGCGCTACGGCGGCACTTCGAGCATATCGTCCGAGTGGTCGTCGAAGAGCTTCGGATCCGACTATAACTACACGAAGACGGACTACGACCTCACGAAGTTCTTCCCGGTCCGCCATCACTCGACGCTGGCGCTGCACTTCAACTACGGCTGGTCGAGCGGCGGCGCGTCGCTGCCGTACAACGACCTCTTCAGCTTGACCGATCAGCAGCTGCGCAATACGACGTTCGTATTCTACGGCGACCGCGAGGTCTTGGGGCAAGCCGAATTGCGGATTCCGGTCACGCAAGACAAGAAATTCACCGTCGCGTTTTTCGCGGACTCCGGTGACGTACCGTATGTGACTCCGGTGGTCGGCCCGGCACCGTCGCCGACGCCGATACCGCCGTGCGGACCTCACTGCCCGCCCGGACCGCCGCTGACTCCCACGACGACCTACGTGGAGGCGCCGTTCCACTTGAAAATGGATTTCGGTTTCGGAATCCGCGTGCAAACGCCGATCGTGCCGCAGCCGATCCGGATCGACTTCGCCTTCGGCCAGGGCGGCCATCACGTGTCGTTCGGCTTGAGCCAATCGTTTTGA